From a region of the Halomonas sp. HL-93 genome:
- a CDS encoding FecCD family ABC transporter permease yields the protein MKSNATDLSSPALLTQHPAAEVAAPSGYWRVAWRSPRGNACSVLIERRGLTVNTGLWVALLVACVLYLGLGSMTLAPSTVVPALFGRGEMINVFTVQELRLPRLLAACLTGAAFALAGVLMQTLARNRLATPGIIGIDNGATAFAVASVVGMGISLAPSAMALAGAATAAALTFGLVAGGGTQGYRFIVAGIGVGAVFGAVTQLMLARVAIDTANAAYPWTVGSLNARPGDAVFWLAGGLIVGVVAAGVVARPLSLMRFKDATACGLGVNVKARRFQVLLLSVVLTALAVAVAGPVGMVGLIGPEIARSLASSRQVPLVASLLSGALVMVLADLAGRTLLAPIEIPVGIVTAVIGGPWLLWILMRPQRSYA from the coding sequence ATGAAATCGAACGCAACTGATCTTTCTTCGCCGGCCTTGTTAACCCAGCACCCTGCGGCTGAGGTAGCGGCACCGTCAGGCTATTGGCGGGTGGCGTGGCGCTCTCCACGTGGCAATGCCTGCAGTGTGCTGATTGAGCGCCGCGGACTGACCGTCAATACGGGGTTGTGGGTCGCGCTGCTCGTCGCCTGCGTGCTTTACCTGGGGCTTGGGAGTATGACGCTGGCGCCGAGCACGGTTGTCCCGGCGCTCTTTGGCCGGGGCGAGATGATCAACGTGTTTACCGTGCAGGAGCTGCGCCTGCCCCGGCTGTTAGCGGCCTGTTTAACCGGGGCTGCCTTTGCGCTTGCCGGGGTGCTGATGCAAACCCTGGCACGCAACCGACTGGCCACCCCAGGGATTATCGGTATCGATAATGGCGCCACGGCGTTTGCCGTGGCCTCGGTGGTGGGGATGGGCATTTCCCTGGCCCCGTCGGCCATGGCGCTGGCGGGGGCTGCTACCGCAGCCGCATTGACCTTTGGCCTCGTGGCGGGTGGTGGCACGCAGGGCTATCGCTTTATCGTGGCGGGGATTGGCGTCGGCGCGGTATTCGGTGCCGTCACCCAATTGATGTTGGCACGGGTGGCGATTGATACCGCCAATGCGGCCTACCCCTGGACCGTCGGGTCGCTCAACGCCCGCCCAGGCGACGCCGTCTTTTGGCTAGCGGGCGGTCTTATCGTCGGCGTGGTCGCTGCGGGGGTCGTCGCGCGTCCGCTATCGCTGATGCGCTTTAAAGATGCAACGGCCTGTGGGCTGGGCGTTAACGTTAAAGCGCGACGCTTCCAGGTATTGTTGCTCTCGGTGGTGTTGACGGCGCTGGCGGTTGCGGTGGCAGGGCCAGTGGGTATGGTCGGGCTGATCGGCCCTGAAATTGCCCGCTCCCTTGCAAGCTCGCGCCAGGTACCGTTAGTGGCGTCGCTATTGTCAGGCGCGCTGGTGATGGTGCTGGCGGACCTCGCCGGGCGCACTTTGCTGGCCCCGATTGAAATCCCTGTCGGTATTGTCACCGCCGTCATCGGCGGTCCCTGGTTATTATGGATACTAATGCGCCCGCAACGGAGTTACGCATGA
- a CDS encoding ABC transporter ATP-binding protein — MTHAEPSPTLATESLALSYGPRRVIESLDVSLPSGQVTAIVGPNGCGKSTLLSGLARLHKPESGAVLLNGADIQHLPARKLATQLALLPQEAVAPEGLTVSELIRFGRQPHQGWLRQWSAEDQRVVEYALVAAGLESLAERPLEALSGGQRQRAWIAMTIAQQTPLLLLDEPTSALDLGHQIEVFELVRHLACQGRTVVMVLHDLASACRYADHLIAMCEGQVVAQGAPAKVVTPALVRELYQVDCTLIIDPDTGSPLLANVRRAGS, encoded by the coding sequence ATGACGCATGCTGAGCCATCCCCCACGCTTGCCACCGAATCGCTTGCCCTGAGTTATGGCCCTCGGCGCGTCATTGAGTCGCTGGACGTCAGCCTGCCGAGTGGCCAGGTCACCGCGATTGTGGGCCCCAACGGCTGTGGCAAGTCCACGCTACTGTCGGGCCTAGCGCGTCTGCACAAACCGGAAAGTGGGGCAGTACTGTTGAATGGTGCGGATATCCAACACCTGCCCGCCCGTAAGCTCGCCACTCAACTGGCGCTGTTGCCGCAAGAGGCCGTGGCGCCGGAAGGGCTGACGGTCAGCGAGCTGATTCGCTTTGGCCGCCAGCCTCACCAGGGCTGGCTGCGCCAATGGTCGGCGGAGGACCAGCGTGTGGTCGAGTACGCACTTGTCGCCGCCGGGCTTGAATCCTTGGCCGAGCGTCCGCTGGAAGCGCTTTCCGGCGGGCAGCGCCAACGGGCGTGGATTGCCATGACCATCGCCCAGCAAACACCGCTGTTACTGCTCGACGAGCCGACCTCGGCGTTGGACCTGGGTCATCAGATCGAAGTGTTTGAGCTGGTACGCCACCTTGCCTGCCAAGGCCGCACCGTGGTGATGGTGCTGCATGATTTAGCCAGCGCCTGCCGCTACGCGGATCATCTCATCGCCATGTGCGAAGGGCAGGTTGTCGCCCAAGGGGCGCCTGCAAAGGTCGTTACCCCAGCGCTGGTGCGCGAGCTGTATCAGGTAGATTGCACGCTGATTATCGACCCAGATACCGGCAGTCCCTTATTGGCCAACGTGCGCCGTGCCGGTTCTTAA
- a CDS encoding ABC transporter ATP-binding protein: protein MRLLRYAKGYRRRIIAATVCSIINKLFDIAPEILIGVAIDVVVNQEQSFVARLGFDAPQEQITILAVLTFFIWAGESLFEYLFQILWRNLAQRLQADMRQDTYEHAQRLDMAFFESKSSGQLVATMNDDVNQLERFLDGGANSLIQVGVTVVAVGAVFFVLSPLIALLAFTPIPLIIWGAFYFQRKAGPLYSDVREKVGDLASRLSNNLSGIATIKSFTSEDREAERLRDASEAYVDANRRAIKVSSAFIPVIRMAILAGFLATFTVGGMMALNGTLNVGAYGVLVFLTQRLLWPLTGLAQVIDLFERAMASTKRILDLLEEPITVKDDSTTSLVQPIKGEVRFESVSFHYTASEVGVDGVDLHAPAGHTLALVGATGSGKSTLIKLLLRFYDPKSGRVLIDGQPVTDVSMHSLRQAIGLVSQDVYLFEGSIRDNIAYGRPDADDAAIIDAAKTAEAWSFIETLPQGLETPVGERGVRLSGGQRQRLSLARALLKDPPVLVLDEATSAVDNETEAAIQRSLKRIAHGRTVIMIAHRLSTIVHADEIVVIEKGQVAERGTHSSLLAANGHYAAQWRVQTGEALAGDAEAVSG, encoded by the coding sequence ATGCGCCTTCTGCGCTATGCCAAAGGCTATCGGCGGCGGATTATCGCCGCGACCGTTTGCTCGATCATCAACAAGCTGTTCGATATCGCCCCCGAAATTCTCATCGGCGTGGCGATCGACGTGGTGGTCAATCAGGAACAAAGCTTTGTGGCGCGGTTGGGCTTCGACGCTCCTCAAGAGCAGATCACCATCCTCGCCGTGTTGACGTTCTTTATCTGGGCGGGGGAGTCGCTGTTTGAGTACCTGTTCCAGATTTTATGGCGCAACCTGGCCCAACGGCTTCAGGCGGATATGCGTCAGGACACCTACGAGCATGCCCAGCGGCTGGATATGGCGTTTTTTGAGTCGAAAAGCTCCGGCCAGCTTGTTGCCACGATGAATGATGACGTTAACCAGCTTGAGCGTTTCCTCGACGGTGGTGCTAACTCGCTGATTCAGGTGGGCGTCACGGTAGTTGCCGTCGGTGCAGTCTTCTTCGTGCTCTCGCCGCTGATCGCGCTGCTGGCGTTTACGCCCATTCCGCTGATCATCTGGGGCGCGTTTTACTTCCAGCGCAAAGCCGGGCCGCTTTACAGCGACGTGCGCGAAAAGGTTGGCGATTTGGCCAGCCGCCTTTCCAATAACTTAAGCGGTATCGCCACGATTAAAAGCTTTACCAGCGAAGACCGCGAGGCCGAGCGCCTGCGCGATGCCAGCGAAGCCTACGTGGATGCCAATCGCCGGGCGATCAAGGTGAGCTCGGCGTTTATCCCGGTTATTCGTATGGCGATTCTGGCGGGCTTTTTGGCCACCTTTACCGTGGGGGGCATGATGGCGCTCAACGGCACCTTGAACGTGGGCGCTTACGGCGTGCTGGTGTTTTTGACCCAGCGCCTGCTGTGGCCGTTGACCGGCTTGGCTCAGGTGATTGACCTATTTGAGCGCGCCATGGCCAGCACCAAACGCATTCTCGATCTGCTGGAAGAGCCCATTACGGTTAAAGACGACAGCACCACGTCGCTGGTTCAGCCCATTAAAGGTGAGGTGCGCTTCGAGTCGGTAAGCTTCCACTACACCGCCAGTGAAGTGGGCGTTGATGGGGTGGATTTACACGCGCCAGCTGGGCATACCCTGGCGCTGGTCGGTGCGACCGGTTCAGGTAAATCGACGCTGATCAAATTGCTGCTGCGTTTTTACGACCCCAAAAGCGGGCGGGTACTGATTGACGGGCAGCCGGTAACGGACGTGAGCATGCACTCGCTGCGCCAGGCGATTGGCCTGGTCAGCCAGGATGTGTACCTGTTTGAAGGCAGTATTCGCGACAATATTGCCTACGGCCGGCCGGATGCGGATGACGCCGCGATTATCGATGCCGCCAAAACCGCCGAGGCGTGGAGCTTTATTGAAACGCTGCCCCAAGGGCTGGAAACGCCGGTAGGGGAGCGGGGCGTGCGCCTTTCCGGCGGCCAGCGCCAACGGCTTTCACTGGCCCGGGCGCTGCTTAAAGACCCGCCGGTTTTGGTGCTGGATGAAGCCACCAGCGCGGTGGATAACGAAACCGAAGCCGCCATTCAGCGCTCGCTCAAGCGCATTGCCCACGGCCGCACGGTGATCATGATTGCTCACCGGCTTTCGACCATTGTGCACGCCGATGAGATCGTGGTGATCGAAAAAGGCCAAGTGGCCGAACGCGGCACTCACTCAAGCTTGCTCGCCGCTAATGGCCATTACGCGGCCCAATGGCGCGTGCAAACCGGCGAGGCGCTGGCGGGCGATGCTGAAGCCGTTAGCGGTTAA